The following are from one region of the Dreissena polymorpha isolate Duluth1 chromosome 2, UMN_Dpol_1.0, whole genome shotgun sequence genome:
- the LOC127868111 gene encoding uncharacterized protein LOC127868111 has product MFRLRGMGLYTNEIMSQHLPGRGDGDHEQFLIACLMKGDEIRRNETGVLDKYKSFLCDLKRPQFGGRFTRHGRVVVVLNAEGQHTHGEARLLDFDGELRHLFGTECRQRRKLRLPGGYVK; this is encoded by the exons ATGTTCCGGTTGCGAGGGATGGGCCTGTACACGAACGAGATAATGTCCCAACATCTGCCCGGCAGAGGGGATGGTGACCACGAGCAGTTCCTGATTGCCTGCCTGATGAAGGGGGACGAAATACGGCGCAACGAAACCGGCGTTCTGgataaatataaaagttttctTTGTGATCTAAAACGGCCTCAGTTCGGTGGCAGATTCACCCGCCATGGTCGCGTAGTTGTTGTGTTGAACGCAGAAGGGCAGCATACACACGGAGAGGCGAGGTTGCTCGATTTCGACGGAGAACTTCGTCACCTGTTTGG GACTGAGTGTCGACAACGAAGAAAGTTACGATTACCTGGAGGCTATGTCAAATGA